One stretch of Salmo trutta chromosome 7, fSalTru1.1, whole genome shotgun sequence DNA includes these proteins:
- the duox2 gene encoding dual oxidase maturation factor 1 has translation MTFYDNIYPFYPLPRTSFIFSTHLLTIILVFLVLTFSFLLILPGIRGKSRLFWMFRIIISFFIGVVIVALNFTSDWAEAQTTTNATYKSFSSEEVNAEVGLHVGLYGINITLRGNPVNQLNETINYNEMFEWKDTIDEEYEDALERGLPNPILYIAEKFTLNNPCGLIYQYRYSGRYASATLWTAFCCWMVANVLFSMPVILYAGYMMVATAAFIFFSMASFSTIRNLPTCLFTIGTSGAFQTEYSGSFWLALATGVLCLVIGVLVVLLDCLIPEKIREAFSVGVDNDEDEDINFGQGYLNSNFLASVTTTPLTTLVLPTDEIQKDSHQPSLQELSIAM, from the exons ATGACCTTCTACGATAACATTTACCCGTTCTACCCCTTACCGAGAACCTCCTTTATCTTCAGCACCCACCTCCTCACTATTATCCTGGTCTTCCTGGTCCTCACGTTCAGCTTCCTTCTTATTCTGCCAGGTATTAGAGGCAAGTCG AGACTGTTCTGGATGTTCAGAATCATCATCAGTTTCTTCATAGGTGTAGTAATTGTAG CACTGAATTTCACCAGTGACTGGGCTGAGGCCCAAACCACTACCAACGCTACCTACAAGTCCTTCAGCAGTGAGGAGGTGAACGCTGAGGTGGGACTGCATGTTGGATTGTACGGCATCAACATAACTTTAAGAG GGAATCCTGTGAATCAACTGAACGAGACCATCAACTACAACGAGATGTTTGAGTGGAAAGACACCATCGATGAGGAGTACGAGGACGCCCTAGAGAGAGGTCTACCTAACCCTATCCTCTATATCGCTGAGAAGTTTACCCTCAACAACCCCTGTGGTCTCATCTACCAGTATAGATACTCTGGGCGCTATGCCTCGGCCACTCTCTG gacaGCGTTCTGCTGCTGGATGGTAGCCAACGTGCTGTTCTCCATGCCTGTCATCCTGTACGCCGGCTACATGATGGTGGCCACTGCCGCCTTCATCTTCTTCTCCATGGCCTCTTTCTCCACCATCAGGAACCTGCCTACCTGTCTGTTCACCATAGGCACCTCTGGAGCCTTCCAGACAGAGTACAGCGGTTCTTTCTGGCTGGCGCTGGCCACAG GTGTCCTGTGTCTGGTCATCGGAGTCCTGGTGGTTCTGCTGGACTGTCTGATCCCTGAGAAGATACGAGAAGCCTTCAGTGTCGGGGTGGACAATGACGAAGATGAAGATATTAATTTTGGACAGGGATACCTGAACTCCAACTTCCTGGCAAGCGTAACCACCACACCTTTGACAACTTTAGTACTTCCTACG GATGAAATTCAGAAAGACAGCCACCAACCATCCCTCCAGGAGCTGTCAATCGCAATGTAA
- the LOC115197709 gene encoding amyloid-beta A4 precursor protein-binding family A member 2-like, whose translation MKVYMSSSSSSETQDCREAAFRPRPPRPRPRPRSGPSSSTPHPHQTQPHTQQAKARPKQTYQTHTYLTEVDPVPKQVQNPQLQAQSDVRQNQQTKTQNCREGPIRPRPRSGPNTPHPHPPQTPAQMQHIQAHQIQAQYRQAQPTQAQTHKRQAPTHPTQAQTHKRQAPTHPTQAQTKQHHGESPVSPGPNSDSPRPTSDSPRPISDSPGPTSDSTKPTSDSPRPISDSPGPISDSPRPNFDSPRPNSDSPMPNSDSPGPISDRPRPISDSPRPISDSPRPISDSPRPTSDSPRPTSDSPRPISDSPGPTSDSPRPISDSPRPISESPRPISDSPGPTSDSPRPISDSPGPTSDSPRPISDSPRPISDSPRPISDSPRPTSPPSHNAQTQDHTPHTRQTEQHCREITTSRSAKPPSPLLQETQTQTQVQAQTQVQTQQPRRDSTTSPSPRPTSDSSSSLDKHPRAIKPSTSTALPASHHNTEPQRESPDDRQTRTQTHKQMPHDVSEQQPGRPHCPEPQALQEDSNSTPQPEPTQNNASFPSFVDVPGPCEPEDLIDGIIFAANYLGSTRLLSNKNPSKRTRMAQAQEAVSQVKIQDGDSQTVKEVDLFISTKAVKVLNADSQETLMDSALRSISYIADIGSIVVLMARIRTSDTSSQDCSEADLSCSEGQRQYRMICYVFESEDAQLIAQSIGQAFSVAYREFLRANGINPKDLSQKQYSDIINSQEMYNDDLVHFSNSDNCKELELEKQKGESLGVVIVESGWGSILPTVILANMLNSGPAARSGKLSVGDQIMSINNTSLVGLPLATCQSIIKGLKSQVQVKLSIVSCPPVTTVLIKRPDLKFQLGFSVQNGIICSLMRGGIAERGGVRVGHRIIEINGQSVVAMLHEKIVQTLSVSVGEINMKTMPAVMFRLLTGQEIPVYI comes from the exons ATGAAGGTATACatgagtagcagcagcagctcaGAGACACAGGACTGCAGAGAGGCTGCCTTCAGGCCCAGACCACCAAGGCCTAGGCCCAGGCCTAGATCCGGGCCCAGCTCCAGCACCCCACACCCTCACCAGACACAACCCCACACTCAGCAGGCCAAGGCCCGCCCGAAACAAACCTACCAGACCCACACCTACCTGACAGAGGTCGATCCCGTCCCGAAACAGGTCCAGAATCCCCAGCTACAGGCCCAGAGCGACGTCCGACAGAACCAGCAGACAAAGACACAGAACTGCAGAGAAGGTCCTATCAGGCCTAGACCCAGATCTGGCCCCAACACACCACACCCTCACCCCCCACAGACCCCGGCCCAAATGCAGCACATCCAGGCCCACCAAATCCAGGCCCAGTATCGACAGGCCCAGCCGACACAGGCCCAGACCCACAAGAGACAAGCACCCACCCACCCGACACAGGCCCAGACCCACAAGAGACAAGCACCTACCCACCCAACACAGGCCCAGACCAAGCAGCACCACGGAGAGAGTCCCGTCAGCCCTGGGCCCAACTCTGACAGCCCTAGGCCCACCTCTGACAGCCCTAGGCCCATCTCTGACAGCCCTGGGCCCACCTCTGACAGCACTAAGCCCACCTCTGACAGCCCTAGGCCCATCTCTGACAGCCCTGGGCCCATCTCTGACAGCCCTAGGCCCAACTTTGACAGCCCTAGGCCCAACTCTGACAGCCCTATGCCCAACTCTGACAGCCCTGGGCCCATCTCTGACAGGCCTAGGCCCATCTCTGACAGCCCTAGGCCCATCTCTGACAGCCCTAGGCCCATCTCTGACAGCCCTAGGCCCACCTCTGACAGCCCTAGGCCCACCTCTGACAGCCCTAGGCCCATCTCTGACAGCCCTGGGCCCACCTCTGACAGCCCTAGGCCCATCTCTGACAGCCCTAGGCCCATCTCTGAAAGCCCTAGGCCCATCTCTGACAGCCCTGGGCCCACCTCTGACAGCCCTAGGCCCATCTCTGACAGCCCTGGGCCCACCTCTGACAGCCCTAGGCCCATCTCTGACAGCCCTAGGCCCATCTCTGACAGCCCTAGGCCCATCTCTGACAGCCCTAGGCCCACCTCGCCTCCCAGCCACAATGCCCAGACACAGGACCACACTCCCCACACCCGACAGACCGAGCAGCATTGCAGAGAGATCACCACCAGTCGGAGCGCCaagcctccctctcctctcctccaggagacccagacccagacccaggtCCAGGCCCAGACCCAGGTCCAGACCCAGCAACCTCGCAGAGACAGCACCACCAGCCCCAGCCCAAGGCCCACTTCTGACTCCTCATCCAGCCTGGACAAACATCCCAGGGCTATAAAACCATCAACATCAACAGCTCTACCAGCTTCACACCACAACACAGAGCCACAGAGGGAGTCcccagacgacagacagacacggacacagacacacaaacag ATGCCTCACGACGTCTCAGAGCAGCAGCCTGGCAGGCCCCACTGCCCAGAGCCCCAGGCCCTACAGGAGGACAGCAACAGCACACCTCAGCCTGAACCAACACAGAACAATGCCTCGTTCCCCAGCTTCGTGGATG TCCCAGGTCCGTGTGAGCCCGAGGACCTGATCGATGGGATCATCTTTGCTGCTAACTACCTGGGTTCCACCCGGCTGCTGTCTAACAAGAACCCATCTAAACGAACACGCATGGCCCAGGCGCAGGAGGCTGTCAGCCAGGTCAAG ATCCAAGATGGAGACTCTCAGACGGTGAAGGAAGTGGACCTCTTCATCTCCACCAAGGCAGTCAAAGTGCTGAATGCTGATTCACAG GAGACGCTGATGGACAGTGCGCTGCGTTCCATATCCTACATCGCAGACATCGGGAGCATCGTGGTGCTGATGGCTCGTATTCGTACGTCAGACACGTCCTCGCAGGACTGTAGCGAAGCTGATCTCTCCTGctcagagggacagagacagtacAGAATGATCTGCTATGTCTTTGAGTCAGAGGAT GCCCAGCTCATTGCCCAGTCCATCGGCCAGGCGTTCAGCGTTGCCTACAGGGAGTTCCTCCGAGCCAATGGGATCAACCCTAAGGACCTGAGTCAGAAACAATACAGTGACATCATCAATTCCCAGGAGATGtacaatgacgacctggtccATTTCTCAAACTCTGACAACtgtaaagag CTGGAGTTGGAGAAGCAGAAGGGAGAGAGCCTAGGCGTGGTGATAGTGGAGTCTGGCTGGGGCTCCATCCTGCCTACGGTGATCCTAGCTAACATGTTGAACAGCGGCCCGGCTGCCCGCTCTGGGAAACTCAGCGTCGGCGACCAGATCATGTCCATTAACAACACCAGCCTGGTGGGCCTGCCGTTAGCGACCTGCCAGAGCATCATCAAG GGTCTGAAGAGCCAGGTTCAGGTGAAGCTGAGCATCGTGAGTTGTCCTCCTGTCACCACCGTCCTCATCAAGAGACCTGACCTCAAGTTCCAGCTGGGCTTCAGTGTTCAGAACGGCATC atCTGCAGTCTGATGCGTGGAGGTATCGCGGAGCGAGGAGGGGTGCGAGTCGGCCACAGGATCATTGAGATCAATGGGCAGAGTGTGGTTGCCATGCTGCATGAGAAGATAGTCCAGACCCTGTCTGTATCAGTGGGAGAG atcAACATGAAGACCATGCCTGCAGTGATGTTCAGACTGTTAACAGGGCAGGAGATTCCCGTCTACATTTAG
- the LOC115196643 gene encoding spore wall protein 2-like, producing MISPSSSPLPVPATPSVSSELSLNQPGDTALPDSMEDEEDEEEEEEEDSCSEYDNVGSDVEGVEQDIDQVLQVEDQGMKVRYYKHCPEPQDGSYVESEDGIYVEHQDRTYVEHQDRTYVEHQDRTYVECEDRTYIDHEDGTYAESEDGTYCPKDDTYVEGEDGTHCPKYDTYVEGEDGTYCPKDDTYVEGEDGTHCPKDDTYVEGEDGTHVEGNSLEGDGSSTGQCKHTRSLYGPESEEMVMFNERLRQETDTNLCSSSEHQVSDNPCHALKAGDEEEKGKVEVHEEEVEEVEGQESPHKGPPIGEVEGEGIGLVRPLKGPIRR from the exons ATGATTAGTCCCTCCAGTTCACCTCTTCCTGTCCCTGCTACACCCAGTGTCTCCTCTGAGCTGTCGCTGAACCAGCCCGGTGACACCGCCCTCCCTGACAgcatggaggatgaggaggatgaggaggaggaggaggaggaggacagctgCTCAGAGTATGACAACGTGGGTTCGGACGTGGAGGGTGTGGAGCAAGACATTGATCAGGTACTACAGGTGGAAGACCAGGGTATGAAGGTGAGGTATTACAAACACTGTCCTGAGCCTCAGGATGGAAGCTATGTAGAGAGTGAGGATGGCATCTATGTGGAACACCAAGACAGAACCTATGTGGAACACCAAGACAGAACCTATGTGGAACACCAAGACAGAACCTACGTGGAATGTGAAGACAGAACTTACATAGATCACGAAGATGGAACCTACGCCGAAAGCGAGGATGGTACCTATTGCCCCAAGGATGACACCTATGTAGAAGGTGAGGATGGTACCCATTGCCCCAAGTATGACACCTATGTAGAAGGTGAGGATGGTACCTATTGCCCCAAGGATGACACCTATGTAGAAGGTGAGGATGGTACCCATTGCCCCAAGGATGACACCTATGTAGAAG GTGAGGATGGTACCCATGTGGAGGGGAACAGCCTGGAGGGGGATGGGAGCAGCACTGGACAATGCAAACACACCAGGTCACTGTACGGACCTGAGTCTGAGGAAATGGTTATGTTTAATGAAAGACTACGACAAGAGACAGATACAAATCTCTGTAGCTCTTCTGAGCATCAGGTCAGTGACAATCCATGTCATGCCCTCAAGGCTGGAGAcgaggaggagaaagggaaggTGGAGGTGcacgaggaggaggtggaggaagtgGAGGGgcaggag agTCCACACAAAGGGCCCCCTATAGGGGAAGTGGAGGGGGAAGGGATTGGACTTGTGAGGCCCCTCAAAGGGCCCATAAGGAGGTGA